The genomic DNA CCCAGCACACGCACGCCCAGACCTGGACCCGGGAACGGGTGACGGTAGAGCATGTCGTATGGCAGACCCAGTTCCAGGCCGATCTTACGTACTTCATCTTTGAACAGCTCACGCAGCGGTTCAACCAGGCCCATCTTCATCTCTTTCGGCAGGCCGCCCACGTTGTGGTGAGATTTGATAACGTGTGCTTTACCGGTTGCGGAAGCCGCAGATTCAATCACGTCAGGGTAGATGGTGCCCTGCGCCAGCCATTTAACGTCTTCCAGCTTCAGCGCTTCTTCATCGAACACTTCAACGAAGACGCGACCGATGATTTTACGTTTCGCTTCCGGATCGTTCTCGCCGGCCAGCGCGTCGAGGAAGCGCTTCTCGCCTTCCACGTGAATGATGTTCAGACCGAAGTGGTCGCCGAACATATCCATAACCTGCTGCGCTTCGTTCAGACGCAGCAGACCGTTGTCCACGAATACACAGGTCAGGTTTTTGCCGATTGCGCGGTGCAGCAGCATCGCGGTGACAGAGGAGTCAACACCGCCGGACAGGCCAAGGATCACTTTGTCATTGCCAACCTGCTGGCGGATACGCTCAACGGCGTCGTCGATGATTTTTGCTGGCGTCCACAGTGCTTCACACTGGCAGATATCACGCACGAAGCGTTCCAGCATGCGCATACCCTGACGGGTGTGGGTCACTTCCGGGTGGAACTGCACACCGTAGAAGCGTTTTTCTTCGTTCGCCATAATCGCAAACGGGCAGTTATCGGTGCTGGCAACGGTCACAAAGTCAGACGGGATGGCGGTAACTTTGTCGCCGTGGCTCATCCACACGTCCAGCAGCGGTTTGCCGTCTGCGGTCAGGGAGTCTTCGATACCGCGAACCAGCGCGCTGTCGGTGACGACTTCAACCTGCGCGTAGCCAAACTCACGCTCGTTAGACCCTTCTACGTGGCCGCCCAGCTGCATGGCCATGGTCTGCATACCGTAGCAAACGCCGAATACCGGCACGCCCGCTTCAAACACGTACTGCGGTGCGCGTGGGCTGTTCTCTTCGGTGGTGCTTTCCGGGCCGCCGGACAGGATGATGCCGCTTGGATTGAATTCGCGAATCTGTGCTTCCGTGACATCCCATGCCCACAGTTCACAGTAAACGCCCAGTTCACGTACGCGACGCGCCACCAGTTGAGTGTACTGAGAACCAAAGTCCAGGATGAGAATGCGATGTTTATGAATGTTTTCCGTCATTGACGCTAATTCCGAGGCAAGTGAAACAAATACAGAGCGCCCGGCATGAGCCGGGCACGGAAATTTATCAGGAGCCCAGACGGTAGTTCGGGGA from Enterobacter ludwigii includes the following:
- the guaA gene encoding glutamine-hydrolyzing GMP synthase, which produces MTENIHKHRILILDFGSQYTQLVARRVRELGVYCELWAWDVTEAQIREFNPSGIILSGGPESTTEENSPRAPQYVFEAGVPVFGVCYGMQTMAMQLGGHVEGSNEREFGYAQVEVVTDSALVRGIEDSLTADGKPLLDVWMSHGDKVTAIPSDFVTVASTDNCPFAIMANEEKRFYGVQFHPEVTHTRQGMRMLERFVRDICQCEALWTPAKIIDDAVERIRQQVGNDKVILGLSGGVDSSVTAMLLHRAIGKNLTCVFVDNGLLRLNEAQQVMDMFGDHFGLNIIHVEGEKRFLDALAGENDPEAKRKIIGRVFVEVFDEEALKLEDVKWLAQGTIYPDVIESAASATGKAHVIKSHHNVGGLPKEMKMGLVEPLRELFKDEVRKIGLELGLPYDMLYRHPFPGPGLGVRVLGEVKKEYCDLLRRADAIFIEELHKADLYNKVSQAFTVFLPVRSVGVMGDGRKYDWVVSLRAVETIDFMTAHWAHLPYDFLGRVSNRIINEVNGISRVVYDISGKPPATIEWE